In Sphingomonas sp. KC8, the sequence AGTCCAGATCGGCGTCGCAATGAAGGTGATAGAGACTGCGCGCCTGTCCCAGCATTTCGGGCGCAGTACCGGATGCATATTGACCCATACGATCGGCGATGATGTCTTCGACCGCGATGACCGCCACCCGGCCGTCCGCGCCCAGATCAATCAGGCGGACGCGATCCCGATCGGCATGGCCATCCAGCAATTGCCCGGAAACCACTTCAAAACCGAGCCGCAGCCCTTCATGAATCCAGCCTCGCGTTGACTGGCCTGCACCGGACGGCCGTACGAAGCCGTGGTCGCGCAGCGCCTGTTCGAATATGTTCTGCCGCCCCGTGACGATATCGAAATCGCCTGTCGCAATCGCACTGGCCGTATAGAGTTCGACCGCCGCGCCGCCGACTAGAACCGGGGCCGATGCGCCCCGTGCCTTCATCGTTTCGCTGACGCGAGCGAACAGCCGCAAGGCATCCTCAAACTCCGGCCGATATATGCTCACTCCGCTGCCACCCGCTCCTTTGCGTCTGCCAGCAACGGCGCGAGATAGCGCGCGGTATAACTCCGCTTTTCCTTCGCCACCTGTTCGGGCGTGCCGGTCGCGACGATCTCGCCGCCTTTGTCGCCGCCTTCGGGGCCGAGATCGATGATCCAGTCGGCGGTTTTGATGACCTCGAGATTATGTTCGATCACCACCACGCTATTGCCCTGTTCGACAAGCGCGTGGAGCACCTCCAGCAGCTTGCGGACGTCTTCGAAATGGAGGCCGGTGGTCGGTTCGTCGAGGATGTAGAGGGTGTTGCCGGTGGCCCTGCGGCTGAGTTCCTTGGCGAGCTTTACGCGTTGCGCTTCGCCGCCCGATAAGGTCGTCGCCTGCTGGCCGACCTTGACATAGCCAAGGCCCACTTCGGCGAGCATCGCCATCTTGTCGCGGATCGGGGGGACCGCCTTGAAGAATTCCACCGCATCCTCGACCGTCATGTCCAGCACGTCGGCGATCGATTGGCCCTTGAAGGTGACTTCCAGGGTTTCGCGGTTGTAGCGCTTGCCCTGGCACACATCGCAGGTGACGTAGACGTCCGGCAGGAAGTGCATTTCGATCTTGATCAGGCCATCGCCGGTGCACGCTTCGCAGCGCCCGCCCTTGACGTTGAAGCTGAACCGGCCGGGCTTGTAGCCGCGCGCCTGCGCTTCCGGCAGGCCGGCAAACCAGTCGCGGATATTGGTGAAGGCGCCGGTATAGGTGGCCGGGTTCGATCGCGGGGTGCGGCCGATCGGCGACTGATCGATATCGATCACCTTGTCGAGATGCTGCAGCCCTTCGATCTTTTCATGATGGCCGGCCAGCATGCGCGCCCCATTCAGCACGCGCGCGGCGGTGGCGTAGAGCGTGTCGATCGTGAAGGTCGACTTGCCCGAACCCGACACGCCGGTGATGCAGGTGAAGGTGCCGAGCGGGATGGAGGCGGTGACATCCTTCAGATTGTTGGCGCGCGCGCCCTTCACCGTCAGCTTCTTGCCCGAACCTTTCCGCCGTTTGGCCGGCACCGGAACGCTGCGCCGCCCCGACAGATAATCGCCGGTCAGCGATCCTTCGGTGGCGAGGATATCGGCAAGCGTGCCCTGCGCCACGATCGCCCCGCCATGGACACCAGCGCCCGGCCCCATATCGATCACATGATCGGCGGTGCGGATCGCATCCTCATCATGTTCGACGACGATGACGGTGTTGCCGAGATCGCGCAGCCGCCGGAGGGTGACGAGCAGCCGATCATTATCGCGCTGGTGCAGGCCGATCGACGGTTCATCGAGGACGTAGAGCACACCAGACAGGCCCGAACCGATCTGGCTGGCGAGGCGGATGCGCTGGCTTTCGCCGCCGGACAGCGTTCCCGACGTGCGATCGAGGTTGAGATATTCGAGGCCGACATTGTCGAGGAAACCCAGCCGCTCGACGATTTCCTTGAGGATGCGTTCGGCGATCGCATTCTGCTGCGCGTTCAGATGATTGGGCATGTCGCGGAAGAAAGCGAGCGCGGGGGCGACCGCGCGACGGGTGGACATGCTGATGTCCTCGCCCGCGATCTTCACCGCCAGCGCCTCGGGCTTCAGACGCGCGCCGCCGCATACTTCGCAGGGCGCAGCGGACTGGTATTTGGCCAGTTCCTCGCGCATCCACGCGCTTTCGGTGGATAGCATGCGGCGGTTGAGATTGCCGATCACGCCTTCGAACGGCTTGGTGACTTCGTAGCTTTTCTTGCCGTCGATGAATTTCAGGACGACCGATTTGCCGCCGGTGCCGTGCAGGATCGCGTGGACCTGTTCGGCCTCAAGCTGGTTCCACGGCGTATCGAGCTTGAAGCCGAAATGCGCGGCGAGGCTGGACAGCACCTGCATATAATAAGGCGACGGCGGGTTCGACTTGGCCCACGGCACCACCGCGCCCTGCTTGATCGATAGATTTTCGTTGGGGACGACAAGCTGCGGATCGAAATAGAGCTTTTCGCCCAGCCCATCGCACGCCGGGCACGCGCCCTGCGGGGCGTTGAACGAAAACAGCCGCGGCTCGATTTCTGCGATGGTGAAGCCGGAAACCGGGCAGGCGAACTTTTCGGAGAAGGTGATGCGGTTGGGCGGCACGCCCGCGCCCTTCATCTGGCCGCCGGCATCCTCGCCCTCACGCCCCGGCACGACGCCTTCGGCGAGATCGACATATGCGAGGCCTTCGGCGAGTTTGAGCGCGCTTTCGAAGCTCTGCGCTAGCCGCGTATCGATGCCGGGGCGGACGACGAGGCGATCGACCACGACTTCGATGTCATGCTTATACTTCTTGTCGAGCGCGGGGGCGTCCTCGATCTCGTAAAATTCGCCATCGATGCGGACGCGGGTGAAACCCTGCTTCTGCCATTCGGCCAGTTCCTTGCGATATTCGCCCTTGCGCGCGCGCACGACCGGCGCGAGCAGATAGAAACGCGTGCCTTCGGGCAGGGTGAGCACGCGATCGACCATCTGGCTGACCGTCTGCGCGGCAATCGGCAGGCCCGTCGCCGGCGAATATGGCACGCCGACCCGCGCCCACAACAGGCGCATATAATCGTAAACCTCGGTCACGGTGGCGACGGTGGAGCGCGGATTACGAGACGTTGTTTTCTGTTCGATCGAAATCGCCGGCGACAGCCCTTCGATATGATCGACATCGGGCTTTTGCATCAATTCCAGAAACTGGCGCGCATAGGCCGAGAGACTTTCGACATAGCGCCGCTGCCCTTCGGCATAGATGGTATCGAAAGCGAGCGACGATTTGCCCGAGCCGGACAGGCCGGTGATCACCGTCAGCGTCTCACGCGGGATATCAACGTCGACGCCCTTGAGATTATGTTCGCGCGCGCCACGGACGGAAATATGAGTCAGCATGAGGGACAATGTTCCAGATTTGTTCCCGACGAGCAAGTCCCCGCCGCCAGATCCGCACATGGGGCCGCCAGGGCGATCGGGCAAGCCACGCGACGATGAAGACGCGCGGCCGCCAATAAGGTTGCGCAAGGCGATGGCGCTGGATTAGGCCGGCCACGACAAGGAGCCAGCCGATGACCATCCGCCCGCGCCGCAGCGCACTCTACATGCCCGCATCCAACGCCAAGGCGATCGACAAGGCGCGCACGCTGGATTGCGACGTGGTGATCCTGGATCTGGAAGATGCCGTCGCCCCCGAAATGAAGGCCGAGGCACGCGACGCGGCAATGGCAGCGGTGGCCGCCGGCGGCTTTGGCCGGCGCGAACTGGTGATCCGCACCAACGCCCTCGATACGCCATGGGGTGCGGACGACCTGGCAGCCGCCGCCAAGGCCCGGCCCGATGCGATCCTGGTGCCCAAGGTGAATGACGGCGCGGATGTCGCGGCCTATGCGGCGGCGATCGGGGGCGCGGCCCCCCTGTGGCTGATGATCGAAACCACGCGATCGATTTTCCGCCTCGACGAAATCGGGGCGGCGCTGGCGGCGGCGGGCGGTGGCGGTTTCGTGCTGGGCACCAACGACCTTGCGAAAGAAATGGGCGCGCGGCCGGGAACCTTGCGCGCGCCCTTTCAGGGTATGCTGGGGCTGGCGGTGGCGGCAGCACGGGCGCACGGGCTGATCGCGCTCGACGGCGTGTTCAACGCGATCGACGACGAAGCGGGGCTGGCCGACCAATGCGCGCAGGGCGTGGAATTCGGCTTCGACGGCAAGACGCTGATCCACCCGAAACAGATCGCGCCGTGCAACGCCGCCTTCACCCCCGATGCCGCCGCGATCGCCTGGGCACGCACGATCGCCGCGGCGTTCGCCGAACCGGACAATGCCGCCAAGGGCGCGATCCGGGTGGAAGGCAAAATGGTCGAACGGCTGCACCTGGCGCAGGCCGAGCGCGACCTGGCCGTGGCGGAATGGGTGGCGGGGTGAGCGGCCGCGACCAAAAGCCATAGACGCGATCATGTGCGGACTTAAGCGGCGCGGACCAATTCAATGACCCGCCATAACGGCAGATGTCCGCGAATTTCGTCCAGATTCTGGCCGTCGGGAGGCGCCGACGGTGCGGACATTCAATGGCGCCCTCCTTCCCCCGACAAAGCCGCCGAAGGGCGATTTGGCAACGCGCCCTGATTCCCGACCGGCTGCTTTCCGAAACCTGACAGGCAGCTTTCTCCGTTTTCTGCCAAATTCCTGTCAGTCAGGACACGCCGACATTGCGGACGTTCGTTAAATCTCGTCGTCACCCCGGGCTTGACCCGGGGTCCCGCTTTGACGGTGGCGTCAGGCAAGGTGCGCATAGAGATCGAGCCACTCGGGATTGCCCCGCTCGATCAACGCGAATTTCCATTCGCGCCGCCAGCGCTTCAGGCGCTTTTCCTGTGCGATACCATCGATGATGGAGGCCACCTGTTCGGCCCACACAAGCCTGTCCAGCCGATAACGCCGGCAGAAATCCGACCCATCACCTGTGCGGTGCTGGTGAATGCGTGCCGCCAGATGCGATGTCATGCCCACATACATGGTGCCCCGATAGCGATCGGCCATGATGTAGACCCAGCCGCCTTGCCGATCCCGTTCCATGACAGCAGAACAGAAGAAGCGGGACCCCGGGTCAAGCCCGGGGTGACGGGGGAAGGATGTCCGCTTTCCCGACCTTTCCGCCATTCGACCGATCAGCCAGCCTTGCCGATAGCAGGCGACCGTTCAGGCCGTGATTTATCCGGCACTGCGCGCCGGGCCACCGGATAGGGGCGCGGCGGTGGCGGGCGGCATCGATCTGGATCGTAAGCTGGTTCCCTGAACCCGCCGCATCGTGCGAATGGCACTTGCGCGGCGGCGATATCGCGCCATCTGTAGCGGATGGATGACGCCATTACCCAAATCGGCCTGCTCGATGAGCCGGATATCCTGCTCGACGAGGCGGCGCTCGCGCTCGCCATGCTTGATCATCCGGGCTTGCCGATCGATCCGTACGAAAAGATATTGGAGGATATCGCCACCCGCCTTGCCGACGCCGGCGCCGACGCCACCACAGGCCGCGAACGCGCGGGAATATTGGCGCGGATCTTTTCGGGGGAATATGGGTTCGCCGGCGATGCCGATACATATGACGATCCCGCCAATGCCGATCTGATCCGGGTTATCGATCGGCGACGCGGGCTGCCGATCAGCCTTGCCATCCTCTATGTCGCCGCCGCCCGCCGGATCGGCTGGATGGCCGACATCCTCGACGTGCCCGGCCATGTCCTCGTGCTGGTCGGCGATACATTCGCGCCGGTGATCATCGATCCGTTTCGCGGTGGCGCGGCCGTCGCCCCGCAACAGCTCGCATCGCTGCTGGCCTCGTCTGCGGACCGGTCGGCGCGCCCCATCGGCCGCGTGGCGCCGATGCCCAACCGGGCCGTGCTGACCCGCCTGATCCTGAACCAGGCGACCCGCGCGGAAGCCGCCGGCGACGGACAGCGCGCGCGGACATTGTACGAACGGATCACGACATTCGCGCCGGCTTATGTGCACGGATGGCGGGAACGGGCACGGCTCGAACTGCGCGACGGCGACGTCACCGCCGCCCGTGGCAGCTTGAGCGCGATCCTTGAAACGACGCGCGATCCGGCCATCCGGGACGGCGTGGCCGGCACCTTGCGGTCGCTGGCCGGGGACAGCATCGGCTGACGGCCCCCTTGCCCAGGGGCTGGCGACAATGAGCGATCACGGTGCATAAGCGGGGCGTATGCAGAACGGCCGGTTGCGGATCTTTTTCGATGGCGGATGCCGGCCCAATCCGGGCGCGATGGAACTGGCGGTCGTCGCCAGAGGGGTGACCTATTACCAGTCAGACCTGGGCCATGGCACCAACAACGACGCCGAATGGATGGCCCTGATCCACGGGCTGGAAATCGCCCGGTTGCTGGGCGTGCGCGACATCGAACTGATCGGGGACGCCGCACTGGTGGTTCATCAGGCGATGGGGATATGGAAATGCCGCAGCCCGGCGCTTCAGGCGCATCTGGCGGTGTTCAAGGCATCCGCCGCCGGGTTCGCGCGGGTTCGCGTGCGACACGTCAAACGATCGAAGAATCTGGCGGGGATTGCTTTGGATCGGAAGCGTGCGGGCCTGTAGCGCGCGGGCGCAGCGCGGCATCGAGCGCGGACGTGTCGAGGCCCCCTTCCCAGCGCGAGACGACGATCGTCGCCACCGCGTTGCCAATGAAATTGGTGAGGCTGCGGCATTCGCTCATGAAGCGATCGACGCCGAGAATCAGCGCCATGCCGGCAACGGGAACCGACGGCAACACCGACAAAGTGGCGGCGAGCGTGATGAAGCCCGCCCCGGTGACGCCAGCAGCCCCCTTCGACGACAGCATCGCGACCGCCAGCAGCAGAAGCTGATCGCCCAGCGACAGGTGGATCCCCGTCGCCTGCGCGATGAACAGGGCAGCCAGCGTCATATAGATATTGGTGCCGTCGAGGTTGAACGAATAGCCGGTGGGCACGACCAGGCCGACGACGGCCTTGGGACAGCCGGCGACCTCCATCTTTTCGATCAAGGCCGGCAGCGCGGCTTCGGACGATGAAGTGCCGAGGACCAGCAGCAATTCGGCCTTGAGATAGGCGATCAGCCGCAGGATCGAAAAGCCATTATACCAGGCGACGGCGCCCAGCACGACGAGCACGAAGATCAGCGAGGTGAGGTAGAAGGTGGCGACCAAGGCGATCAGGTTGACGAGGCTCGCCAGCCCATATTTGCCGATGGTGAAGGCCATCGCCCCGAACGCGCCGATCGGGGCGGCGCGCATCAGGATGCCGACAAGGCGGAAAAAGGCGAAAGCGATCGATTCCAGCATGTCGACCGCGGGCTGCGCGCGATCGCCGATCATGGTGAGGGCGATGCCGAACAGGATCGATATGAACAGCACCTGCAGGATTTCGCCACCCGCCAGCGCGCCGACGAAGGTGTCGGGGATGATGTTCATCAGGAAGGCGATCAGCGACTGATCATGCGCCTTTTGCGCATATTGGGCGACGGCTTCGCCATGCAGCGTCGCCGGATCGACATTCATCCCCGCCCCCGGCTGGACGACATTGCCGACGACCAGGCCGACGATCAGCGCGAGGGTGGAAAAACAGAGGAAATAGACGAACGCCTTGAACGCGACGCGGCCGACCGCGCCCAGTTCCTTCATCCCCGCAATGCCGGTGACGATCGTCAGGAAGATGACGGGCGCGATGATCATCTTGACCAGCTTGATGAACGCATCGCCCAAAGGCTTCAGCGATGCGCCGAAATCGGGCCAGACATGGCCGATCAGCGCACCGGCCGCGATCGCGACGAGGACCTGGATATAAAGCTGGCCGGCATAACGCCTGCGACGGGGCGCTTC encodes:
- the uvrA gene encoding excinuclease ABC subunit UvrA, whose amino-acid sequence is MLTHISVRGAREHNLKGVDVDIPRETLTVITGLSGSGKSSLAFDTIYAEGQRRYVESLSAYARQFLELMQKPDVDHIEGLSPAISIEQKTTSRNPRSTVATVTEVYDYMRLLWARVGVPYSPATGLPIAAQTVSQMVDRVLTLPEGTRFYLLAPVVRARKGEYRKELAEWQKQGFTRVRIDGEFYEIEDAPALDKKYKHDIEVVVDRLVVRPGIDTRLAQSFESALKLAEGLAYVDLAEGVVPGREGEDAGGQMKGAGVPPNRITFSEKFACPVSGFTIAEIEPRLFSFNAPQGACPACDGLGEKLYFDPQLVVPNENLSIKQGAVVPWAKSNPPSPYYMQVLSSLAAHFGFKLDTPWNQLEAEQVHAILHGTGGKSVVLKFIDGKKSYEVTKPFEGVIGNLNRRMLSTESAWMREELAKYQSAAPCEVCGGARLKPEALAVKIAGEDISMSTRRAVAPALAFFRDMPNHLNAQQNAIAERILKEIVERLGFLDNVGLEYLNLDRTSGTLSGGESQRIRLASQIGSGLSGVLYVLDEPSIGLHQRDNDRLLVTLRRLRDLGNTVIVVEHDEDAIRTADHVIDMGPGAGVHGGAIVAQGTLADILATEGSLTGDYLSGRRSVPVPAKRRKGSGKKLTVKGARANNLKDVTASIPLGTFTCITGVSGSGKSTFTIDTLYATAARVLNGARMLAGHHEKIEGLQHLDKVIDIDQSPIGRTPRSNPATYTGAFTNIRDWFAGLPEAQARGYKPGRFSFNVKGGRCEACTGDGLIKIEMHFLPDVYVTCDVCQGKRYNRETLEVTFKGQSIADVLDMTVEDAVEFFKAVPPIRDKMAMLAEVGLGYVKVGQQATTLSGGEAQRVKLAKELSRRATGNTLYILDEPTTGLHFEDVRKLLEVLHALVEQGNSVVVIEHNLEVIKTADWIIDLGPEGGDKGGEIVATGTPEQVAKEKRSYTARYLAPLLADAKERVAAE
- a CDS encoding HpcH/HpaI aldolase/citrate lyase family protein; this translates as MTIRPRRSALYMPASNAKAIDKARTLDCDVVILDLEDAVAPEMKAEARDAAMAAVAAGGFGRRELVIRTNALDTPWGADDLAAAAKARPDAILVPKVNDGADVAAYAAAIGGAAPLWLMIETTRSIFRLDEIGAALAAAGGGGFVLGTNDLAKEMGARPGTLRAPFQGMLGLAVAAARAHGLIALDGVFNAIDDEAGLADQCAQGVEFGFDGKTLIHPKQIAPCNAAFTPDAAAIAWARTIAAAFAEPDNAAKGAIRVEGKMVERLHLAQAERDLAVAEWVAG
- a CDS encoding GIY-YIG nuclease family protein, whose protein sequence is MERDRQGGWVYIMADRYRGTMYVGMTSHLAARIHQHRTGDGSDFCRRYRLDRLVWAEQVASIIDGIAQEKRLKRWRREWKFALIERGNPEWLDLYAHLA
- a CDS encoding transglutaminase-like domain-containing protein, translating into MDDAITQIGLLDEPDILLDEAALALAMLDHPGLPIDPYEKILEDIATRLADAGADATTGRERAGILARIFSGEYGFAGDADTYDDPANADLIRVIDRRRGLPISLAILYVAAARRIGWMADILDVPGHVLVLVGDTFAPVIIDPFRGGAAVAPQQLASLLASSADRSARPIGRVAPMPNRAVLTRLILNQATRAEAAGDGQRARTLYERITTFAPAYVHGWRERARLELRDGDVTAARGSLSAILETTRDPAIRDGVAGTLRSLAGDSIG
- a CDS encoding ribonuclease HI family protein, whose amino-acid sequence is MQNGRLRIFFDGGCRPNPGAMELAVVARGVTYYQSDLGHGTNNDAEWMALIHGLEIARLLGVRDIELIGDAALVVHQAMGIWKCRSPALQAHLAVFKASAAGFARVRVRHVKRSKNLAGIALDRKRAGL
- a CDS encoding dicarboxylate/amino acid:cation symporter — its product is MIVEQEYGVAEAPRRRRYAGQLYIQVLVAIAAGALIGHVWPDFGASLKPLGDAFIKLVKMIIAPVIFLTIVTGIAGMKELGAVGRVAFKAFVYFLCFSTLALIVGLVVGNVVQPGAGMNVDPATLHGEAVAQYAQKAHDQSLIAFLMNIIPDTFVGALAGGEILQVLFISILFGIALTMIGDRAQPAVDMLESIAFAFFRLVGILMRAAPIGAFGAMAFTIGKYGLASLVNLIALVATFYLTSLIFVLVVLGAVAWYNGFSILRLIAYLKAELLLVLGTSSSEAALPALIEKMEVAGCPKAVVGLVVPTGYSFNLDGTNIYMTLAALFIAQATGIHLSLGDQLLLLAVAMLSSKGAAGVTGAGFITLAATLSVLPSVPVAGMALILGVDRFMSECRSLTNFIGNAVATIVVSRWEGGLDTSALDAALRPRATGPHASDPKQSPPDSSIV